In the Triticum aestivum cultivar Chinese Spring chromosome 2B, IWGSC CS RefSeq v2.1, whole genome shotgun sequence genome, ACCGAGGCGGCCGACGAGCGCCTCACGCCCCCGGCGactggcgccggcggcggcggaccGCGCGCCCCGGTTCAGTTCATAGAGCTCAGCAGCAGCGACTCCGACTCtgacggcggcgtcggcggcagcgCAAAGAGGTCCCGCAGCGCGGCAGGGGACAGCGCCGCGGGGAAGCGGGCTAGGGTTTCCGCGGGGCCCGTGGTCGGCGTGGACGTGCCACCAGGCTTCCTCGATCCGCTACCGGCGCCTCCGCAGCCGTCGAGGGGCGCGACGAAGCAGTTCTGGAAGGCCGGGGACTACGACGGGAACCCGGCTGGGGGTGCGGAGCCGCCGCCATCTGGTATTATTTCATCTTCTTACGATTCGTGTGAAGCCACTGCCTCTTCTCATTGCTTTATTTGCATGCGGTGTTCCCGTCAGACATGGCTAATTAGATGCAAGAGCGAATGTTTCTTCTGTTCCCCCTTTTTCTTGTTAATCTTTACACGCTCTGAAGGTCGATCGTTGCACGAATGCTTTAAGAATCTGAGCGGTTTGTTCTTTACTGAGGAATCTCATGCGATCTGACATTTGAGATTCTTACAACAATAGTGTGCGAATAGAATGGAGAGTATTTATTTAGAAATATCACAAATAAACCCTACCCATATGAACGGTGGACTGTTCATCATTACCAAAACATAAGATTCCGGGTTTGCATTGTGGGGTGAACCCCTGTAAGAATGGGATCAACTTCGACCAAACCAAGACTACACTTAGCATAGAAAATGTTTTTGATGCCCCTGGTCATGATTTCATTGTAAACTATTTCGGACTACTGCAAGGGCATTTTGGCCAGCTTATGTTCATACTGTACATCTGCATAGTTTTGTGCTGATACTTCTCAAACCAACCGCATGAATATGTGAAGTAATAAAATACAATATACTCCTAATTGTGTGTACTGTAAACATTCTCATTTCATTCAATGTCCTGGCTTTTTTCATGGATTTATCTGATGGAAGATAGCAGCTCAATTGGCATATTTGTTATTATCATATAAAGTTATGTGTTTCAATAGGGATGAGCCTTGTTGAATGGACGGAAAGAATTTCTTGGGAGCTTGTTAGCTTTTTATCCTCACCACTAAAAATAGTAACTCTTGTTTTTTTTTTGTATTCTCAACTACTTATTTCAGCATCTGGATTGGAACATGTCCGCGTACATCCTAAATTTTTGCACTCAAATGCAACAAGCCACAAGTGGGCTCTAGGGGGTATGGTCTTCATCTTTGTTTCACCTTGTTTCTGTCTTTCTTGTTTCCTCACACAAACACTTAAGAAGACACAACAATCAGCAATGCATTGTTTGTTCACATCACCCTTCAATCTTTGATCATGTCAGTTGGCTAATATATACTTTGATCAATGTTACAGCTTTGGCTGAGCTTCTGGACAACTCACTCGATGAAGTAAGCTAAAGAAGatataaggcctcctttggttcataggaatattgTAGGAATTGCAAAGGATAGGAACTTtgtaggaaaaattcctttgaagccctttggtttataggaatggattcctattcctacgtaggataggaatcaatccttcacatttcaaagggaaaaaaacattagcctagactcaatggaaaaaatcctatcctatgctTCAAATGACTTCTCtataggatttgagatgcatgtcatctcgattttcctattcctatattattcctatcctatgaaccaaaggaggcctaagttGTTCTAGTTTGTAGAATCAAATCCTTGCCTGTTTACTGATTGGCTTCCTTTTTAGGTTAGAAATGGAGCTACGTTTGTGAACATTGACATGTTGGAGAATAGTAAAGACAAAACAAGAATGCTCCTTGTTGAAGGTGCGATTTCTGTCCTCTTTATTTATATACTGATGACGACATATACTTCGTTCTTGTTATTCGACTAGAAAACATATTGAAAATAAGAATATCTTTACCTGGATCAAGTTACCAAAAGAAACATCTCCCGCTGGACTCATGATAGACCTAAACATGAACTTATACGGCTAATTACTTCCAGTTTAAACTAAGAGCAAACTGCATCACCGTCCTAACAATTGTTATTGTCTCACTTAAGTACATAAGCTTTTTTTACTTCACCTCGACAGATCCGAGATCCCTAAAATTATTTTCTTGTATTTATATAGCATGTTAAATGGACTTTAAGTATACAACACTCTAGTATAGGACACCCATGTCCCATATGCCATATTAAACACATGATATTTTGTCTTACCAATTATTTGACGGATGAGCCAAATTTAGTTTAGAGAACCTTACAAAATAAAACCTAATGGATAAAATAGTCCGACTAACCTTACAAGTTTATAAGCCCCTTATTCGATCAGCTCCTGAATACAATCCAGTTCAATGTTATTTCAAATTCAAGTGCAATACCTTTTTAGGATAACAGGTTTAGATGGAAAATACAAATGGAGCAACAGTGACATAATTTTATATATTTATTTATGTTAGTTTTTTTAACTTATTGCCTAGATAATGGTGGTGGAATGGACCCAGATAAAATGCGTCAGTGCATGTCCTTGGGTTATTCGGCCAAGAGCCAAATTGCAAATACCATTGGACAATGTAAGTTGGAAGAGTAAATTACCTGAACACCTGCAGTTgatgcattgaaatgttttagtaTGCAGGTCAAACTATGAAGCTTTTCATTTCCTTTCTTTGCTGCCTTGCAGATGGAAATGGTTTCAAGACAAGTACAATGAGACTTGGTGCTGATGTTCTGGTCTTTTCCCGTAGCCGTGGAAAAGAAGGCAAAAGGTTGTCGCAACATATTGCCGATCCCTGTAggctgtagcaacttgatctagaTGATGATTTTTACCATGAATATTGTCTAGCCTTACCAAACTATCTAAATAACATTTGTTTAgtaaatcaaatcaaatcaaatcaaatcaaatcagttCAGTTTAGTTTAGACTTGGTGCTGATGTTCTGGTTTTTACCATGAATATTGTGTAGCCTTGCAAATCAAATCAGTTCAGTTTAGATACCAGATAAAAATTGATATCTCCTGGTATAATGTATAGAGTATAGAGATAGCATATAAATCAAATTTACCTGCAATGTCTTCCTTGTCGTGTTATTCCCTCATCACTCAAAGTGAGTGTTTAGTACATCGACTACTTCTATAATTTATATCGCCAACATATTATGATGGGAATCATCGTTCAAAATTTTGTCTTGGAAATATTGAAAGGTAAAATAAGACTTGCTTGGAGGAAAGAATGGAGTAGTTTGTAGCAGCACAGAGTATAGTGAGGAGGTAGCTTGTGTTTTTACCAGTTGTGATTCTCATAATGTACTATGTGACCATCACAATTTAGTTTTTATTTTCAGTTATATGAGCTGCATGTGGACTTTCTATTTCTACACATTTTGAGTTTTTTTTTCTTACCAAGAAACTGAGATCTATTGTTTTCGATTGCATGAAGGCCTACACAAAGCATTGGCATGCTATCTTATACCTTTCTGAGGAGCACTGGTAAAGAGGATATTGTTGTTCCAATGGTAGGATCATTGCTCTGTCAAAATTGGTAGTCTCAATTTCTATTATCTGTATCATGTACATTTTTACAAATGCTTATTTGAAAAAAAGAATGAATTATGTTTGTTCATTGCAGTTTATATGAAGATTAAGTTGCTGGAAATCTATTATGTCAAGTGTTTAATGTTTTAATTCTAAAATTTCCAATGTTCGTGAAACTTTGCAGATTGATTATGAAAAAAATGGACTGAATTGGACAAGAAAGCTGCGGAGTACATTTGCTGATTGGAATACAAGCCTACACACTATCATTACATGGTCGCCTTATGGAACTGAAGCAGAACTACTTGAACAGGTATAGCTTATGCTGCATCACTTGTGCATTTTGACTTGTGACACAACGAAGATACCCTTTATTTCATGATTAATGTTGCAAAACCAAAAAACATCAAATAATTGGCAGCTTAAAATCGAAAACTCTTGATATGATTGCTGACAAGAAAAATATTGTAAATTTGGTACTATGTGTGACATGGAGTTGTATATATGTTTTATTTTCTATCTAATTTAGATTTAGAAATGAAGAATTTACAGCATGTCATATTTTTGCAAGGACAATAAGATTATCTCGTGTTAAAAGTTGCTGTACACTACATTTGCAGTTTAGTTCTATAAAGGAACAGGGGACTCGAGTTATCATTTACAATctttgggaagatgaccaaggagATTTGGAACTCGACTTTGATGCTGATGTAAATGTAAGTTTGAATAGCTGACGCTGTGCCACCATATTTTGGTTTATCAGCAAACTTGGTTTCTAACGATGTTTGAGGGGGACAGGATATTCAACTCAGAGGCGGTAACCGTGATGAAAAAAATATCGAGATGGCTAAGCGGTTTCCTAACTCCAAGCATTTCCTTACATATAGGCATTCATTGAGGGTAAGTTCACAGTAATGTGTTGGGATTGACTTATGGTCGATACTCGACATGTATTCTTAAAATGTTAGTCTAATCATGAGAACTTTGGTATTAGGCCATTATATTGTCTCCATTTTTAGATCGACCGACATCTTATTTGTATTTGAACGTTTGCAACCACGGGGCCGGACGTCATTGATGCAGTGACAAAAATGATAACTGCTGCTTGCTAAAAAAACTTAATAGTAATAGCTGAATCTTTTATATCTCACCTGGATTTCTTATAAACTGCGTGAGCCTGCTGAGCTGTTGATGTGTGTAACTTTTGTCAAGAGTACCTAATGCTTGTAGTTGTATATAGGTTCATTTGCAACATTGAAATTGTTCTTTTGTTTTAGAAACTAGAATCTGTATCTCTGTGCCACATTATTTTGATTATGTTTCTATTTTTTTGGTCCTAGTTTGCACTATCGCTGCTAGACGTGTTGCTGATGATGACTTGTGTAATCTCCCTTTGCAGAGTTATGCATCTATTTTGTATCTCCGACTTTCAGATGCTTTCCAAATTTTTTTACGTGGAAAAGAGATTGAGCACCATAATATTGTGACTGACATGATGCTGAAGAAAGAGGTTACATACAGGCCGGTTGCAACTAATGGACTTCCAAAAGATTCAAATGTAGAAAACTATAACCTCCTCTTGACCTTTTCCTGAGTCCTGATGACATATCAGTAGCTCATTACTCACCAAATTTGGTCTTCTGTGTCTCAGATGGTAGCTGATGTGACGATTGGCTTTGTTAAGGATGCAAAATTCCATATTGACGTCCAAGGATTTAATGTATATCACAGGAACCGTCTGATAAAGGTTCTTTCAATGCATACCCTTTTTCTTGGTTGTGAGGTTTCAGTCCATTTCTTCCTAATCTAGCTATTATAATTATTGCTTTCTCAGACTACTAATGTATTTTGTCACACATTGATCATTGGTGGGTCCTGCAGATCATGCTTTTAAGCTTGATTAGTTATGAATATTTTGTACGCGTCTACTTAGCAGATGatgtttatttgtttgtgttgttACTATTAGTCTGTTCACTTCCAATTATACTAGCAATTGAATGATCTTAGGAAATATCATTGACCTTTATGAATGAAGTAGGAAGTATTCTCACTCTCTATTTTATATCGCTCGATTATTTTATTATCACATTAAGATTTTATTTGTTCCTTCTAGCCTTTCTGGAGAGTGTGGACTGCTGCGGGAAGTGGTGGGCGTGGTGTTATAGGTAGGTCACTCTGGTATGTTGGTATCACTTTCTTTTTATTCGCGGCTGGAGAAGTAATCAATTTAATCTGCAGGTGTACTTGAGGCTAATTTCATAGAGCCAGCTCATGATAAGCAGGACTTTGAGCGCACAACTCTTCTAGCAAGACTTGAAGCACGGTTAATTCAAATGCAGAAGGATTACTGGTTCGTTTTATTATCATTCTCTTTGATTTGTCACTTGGCACACCAGTATACAGAGGCAGTTATATTGTGGCTTATATCaattagcagaagtatggtttcaaTTTGCACTCATCCCACCCTTCTCTCTCTCATAGGTCAGGAAATGCTCATCGGATTGGTTATGTTGGAGCTCGCTCTTTCAGAAGTCCTGAAACAGGAAGAGGTAATTGAATGATCGGCATTTCATCTGTTTGATTTTTTCTATGACTTGTTAGCATTTTTTTAGTATACTAACATATGGGCTACTTCAGAATTTCTTATATTAACCATCAAGAGTTCTAAAATATCAAGTACTGTAAGACTCGTGGTTCTGTGGTATTCCCTTTGTCCGTCTTTTTAAAGTATGCACTGTCCATTTTTAAAACACTAGCTAATTGCCCGTGCATCGCAACGGGGGTGTTTCAACACCAGTCATGCCTGACATATAACTTACACCCACCATATTCTagattttggtaagatttgatttgatttgagtatgggtacACGAAGGCAAGGAAAGTTTTTGATTTAGTTGAAGTTTTGTAAAATTTGATTTGGGTATGGGTAGGGGAAGGCAAGGGAAGTTTTGATTTAGTGAGGTTTcggtaagatttgatttgatttagTTAATGCAAGACACGGCTTTGGTAAGATTTGTTTGAGTTAATGCAGGACATGGTTTCCAGTAGGACAAGGAAAGGTAAGTTCTGAtttggtttagattatcccaaaccagggtggggggaggggggacgTGGAGAGGAAAAAACCAAGGTAGGGGGACGGGGGAGGAGGTGAGGGAAACATACCatccctttaatagtagagattaacTACTGATATGCACACAAGTATTTAGATTTCTCATGCACAAATGTCATCTAAAAAATTCATTTATCTCGGTTACATGAAAAATTGATCATTGTATACATAGATATTGAATCGAGCAAACCTGACAAGTGTGCAATCCAATTATgtaaattatgattttttttctgcttTGTTCCTATTGCTCTCTCTAAGTAAACTAATGTTGATTTTTCTACGAATAATAATGAAACGGGATTTACAAAAGTAAGGAGGAGCTTCGTGCTGCAGCATGCAAAATGTTTGAATTGACGTACCTAGATAGCTCACTTAATGATGTACGAAAACTGTGTTCGCCACTTATATACTTTGTACACCTTCCAGCAAGACACATTGACTACTTAGTTTCTGCACACAATTCACCAATCTTGAATGTTGACATTTTGCACTGTCAAGATTAAGGCCCTGTTCGGAATCTCTCCACTCCGCGGAGTTGGTGGAGCTCGGTTTTGGCAGCTCCGTCAAAGTGAGCTAAAGTCTGGTCCGCTCCGGGAGCGGAGTTAGAGGAGCGGAGGGGAACCGAACACTCCCTAAAGAACAAAGTATTTCAGAAAGAGAACACAATGTTCTTTTAGGGAACCGTGTTAACTGGATGAGCTCGTGCGTTCATTAGATCTGATAAAAGAAGTCTTAAGTTATATGGTTAAATTCGACGCAGTGTTGCAAATCTGATGGTTGAAATGGTTATGGTTTACAATGTAAATTGCAGTGAAGGTACACGGACTTGGCGCACGGATGCACTGTAGTCCACGAACTTGACTTGTGTGTTCATTTTGCAAATAAAGACCAAGATTTACTAAAATCACATAAAAAACCTGTTCGGTGGGAGTCGTTGCGACGAGGTGGTGGGAGGAGGTGATTGAGATCTCGGATGGGAAGGAGCACTGGGCGGAGGACTCGGTAGGGCGAGGTTGGGCCTCCGCCCTACCTTGATTTGGCGGAGAACTTTTTATACTAGTGAGCATTGCTGTCTACGCATCATGCATCCTGTCGTGCTACACCGCTGAATGGCtgcgaaaagaagaagaaaaaggcatCGTTGCGCATCCTATGGACCGAACGGATGAGGCATCGATTGACCTAGGCATGCTAGCTTGGGCCAAATTACTTGGCCTGGTCATGCTACTTGCCTAGTCATCATTCGCTAGTTGACCGAACGGACGAGGCTTCGATCGGCCGGCGGTGGTAGCAGCCTGTGGACCGAAACGAAGAGGCATCTAATGCAGCTACCACGCACACCACTCGAGCGAGCACCCCTAAAAAACACTCGAGCGAGCGACCAACCCTAGCGCTAGTGGCCACTTCACGCGGCGGGTAGGCGGACAACGGGAGCCGCGGAAGCTAGACAGGGCTTAGCCGTGGGCATAGGCACGGCCGCAGGTGAGCAGCGGCGGCGTTGCTTGTGTTCGTTACCGGGTGGTTGCCGGTGAAGGATCCGCCCCTACttaaaaatttcttgtcctctgCCACTGGGAAGGAGAGCGGGTTGTCATAGCGTGCCATTAGTCTAGTGTCGTCCATAGAGTCCCTTGTTGTTGTGGCCACACCTAATGAAGTCGTCGGCAGTGCAGGAGCCGTCATCGCAGGCCACCTCATAAAACTAGGTCCAGGTACTGCTGAGGCAGGGGCAGTGTCTGAGGTCGCGGCTGCGCAGGCAGTTGCAGGTAACTTTGGAGAAGAGGAAGAGGTCATAGACTGGGTTGAATTGGTTGTACCAGTCGCCGCTGGGCTGGCAATTCAGCCAGGTGACTTCACTGCCAGTGTTGAGCACCATGTGGGGCTACCACATGTGATGGCCCATGTGGAGCTACCACACGTGATGACTCACAGCGTCACTGCCTGATACGGATATCACGGGGCTTGTATCTCCTTTGTGGGAGCCTTGTTGGCATGAGTTCGGCTTCTGTGAGCCTGTTTGCGGCTAGCACCTCGCGCGCGGAACACGGAGTGGAGCTGAAGGGTGAGGTCACTCTCTTGTCCTGCTCCTCAGCTGCTCAAATACCCGAGGGAAACAAGCAGGTTTAGGAACCGAGAAGAGGATCGGGGAAAACATAGAGACCTAATTTCAAAATGGTGCTGAGTTGATTTGACTTCATCACATGTCGTGCACGTGACTGATTTGCCAGCGTGTGCCGGCATGTAGGCATGATTAGCCCGAAGTGCCTTTGTTTGGACTAAAATAAACCTGTGAGCCAAGTTCATGGACGCTAAGGTTACCTTCTTAAAACTTGGTACATGGTGAATGAAATAAACTGTGGATATATCATATATGTCCATAGTGCATCTCATGTTGCCTCTGGCTTGTGTGCCTCAAGATGGTTGCTGTTTGCCCCAGAGCATCCGACTGGACACGGCAACACATTATATGTAAATTGTTTAATCTCACTTACACATGAAGGTATTCATTTTAGTGAAAATTGCACTTGAACTTATCAAACTATCATGACTTTCCGACTTGGCTCCCTCGTCTGGTTTCTCTGCAGCCATGGTCCCTAAACTATCAATTGCACTTGATGCTTAGATGAATATTGACAACTCCCTCTACACTTACATTCTCTGCAGGAGCATATCTCATTGAGAATAACTTTTATCTCCTAACTAACTGGTATTGTTAATCTGCTATGACCCACATGACATTAATCTTCAAAATCGTTGATCTTAGATTTTTGTTTGCATGCAATTAGCTTCGCAGAGACAAAATTAAGATGAGTTAACCTAAATTAGCATGCACTTAGCATCACAATTATAGCCTTTATTTAAGGTTGTAAAGCTTCATTTCAAGAGAGATGAGATGCTTTTTGAGGGAAGAGAGATGAGATGCTTGATGTGTGGGAGGGAGGATATTTGAGAACCAAAAATCAGTGATTCTTTCTCGAAATTAATGTCCCATGTTGTATTTTGAAGAGCATATTGATGCCCAAACCTACAGCTTTTAAAGGACCAGGTCCAGAGGGAGTATATCGAGAGTAAAAAAAAATGTGTTGAAAAACATCAGCGTACATCTCAACATCCAGATGAGAGAAACCGAGGCATCAACGACTCGGCATCCACCTCAGCTAAGTCTGTTAGTCTAATGGTGGAAAGTAGCCAAGTGA is a window encoding:
- the LOC123045215 gene encoding protein MICRORCHIDIA 7, with amino-acid sequence MNPRLVKTEAADERLTPPATGAGGGGPRAPVQFIELSSSDSDSDGGVGGSAKRSRSAAGDSAAGKRARVSAGPVVGVDVPPGFLDPLPAPPQPSRGATKQFWKAGDYDGNPAGGAEPPPSASGLEHVRVHPKFLHSNATSHKWALGALAELLDNSLDEVRNGATFVNIDMLENSKDKTRMLLVEDNGGGMDPDKMRQCMSLGYSAKSQIANTIGQYGNGFKTSTMRLGADVLVFSRSRGKEGKRPTQSIGMLSYTFLRSTGKEDIVVPMIDYEKNGLNWTRKLRSTFADWNTSLHTIITWSPYGTEAELLEQFSSIKEQGTRVIIYNLWEDDQGDLELDFDADVNDIQLRGGNRDEKNIEMAKRFPNSKHFLTYRHSLRSYASILYLRLSDAFQIFLRGKEIEHHNIVTDMMLKKEVTYRPVATNGLPKDSNMVADVTIGFVKDAKFHIDVQGFNVYHRNRLIKPFWRVWTAAGSGGRGVIGVLEANFIEPAHDKQDFERTTLLARLEARLIQMQKDYWSGNAHRIGYVGARSFRSPETGRENSPEGSPGAQPSPGHSGKDYSKQRNAGKSYSASSKKSGKTSTPFSCQQAEKSARTKRSVGSILHGLPDTSDDSDSEFVNTPSLSSKSHILNAHRKYFQNENTSLATPASNGTTEKERSITKSQLAEPNASSNVDGHSIDDHEPVIKQLRDENASLKERLLIVEEATSQELVMERDKVKSLTERLEDLQRQLDTANKEQEALIDIFSEERSRRDEEEENLRQKLKEASNTIQELLLEKSNAGRKGQKV